The Leclercia sp. S52 genome has a segment encoding these proteins:
- the yfcG gene encoding GSH-dependent disulfide bond oxidoreductase → MIDLYYAPTPNGHKITLFLEEAQLDYRILPVDISKGEQFRPEFLAISPNNKIPAIVDHEPEDGGEPLSLFESGEILLYLAEKTGKMMSGELRERHVTLQWLFWQVGGLGPMIGQNTHFNHFAPQPIPYAIERFQVETQRLYNVLNKRLEKSPWLGGDRYSIADIACWPWVNTHENHRVDLASWPAVNNWFERIRTRPATERAMQKAQQI, encoded by the coding sequence ATGATTGACCTTTACTACGCCCCTACCCCCAACGGGCATAAGATCACGCTTTTTCTGGAGGAGGCCCAGCTGGATTACCGCATCCTGCCGGTGGATATCAGTAAAGGCGAACAGTTTCGCCCTGAGTTTCTCGCCATTTCGCCCAACAATAAAATCCCGGCCATTGTTGATCATGAGCCGGAAGACGGTGGTGAGCCGCTGAGCCTGTTTGAGTCCGGCGAGATCCTGCTCTATCTGGCGGAAAAAACCGGCAAGATGATGAGCGGGGAGTTACGGGAACGCCACGTTACCCTGCAGTGGCTCTTCTGGCAGGTGGGCGGGCTGGGGCCGATGATCGGCCAGAACACCCACTTTAACCACTTTGCGCCGCAACCCATCCCCTACGCCATCGAACGCTTCCAGGTTGAGACGCAGCGGCTCTATAACGTGCTGAATAAGCGGCTGGAAAAATCGCCGTGGCTGGGAGGCGATCGCTACAGCATCGCGGATATCGCCTGCTGGCCGTGGGTCAATACCCATGAAAACCATCGCGTCGACCTGGCGTCGTGGCCTGCGGTGAATAACTGGTTTGAGCGCATTCGTACCCGTCCGGCAACCGAACGCGCAATGCAAAAAGCACAGCAGATATAA
- the folX gene encoding dihydroneopterin triphosphate 2'-epimerase — protein sequence MSQQDAIIRIKNLRLRTYIGIKEEERANRQDIVVNVVIHYPADKARDSEDINDALNYRTVTKSIIQHVESNRFSLLEKLTQDVLDIAREHHWVTYAEVEIDKLHALRYADSVSMTLSWQR from the coding sequence ATGTCCCAGCAAGACGCGATTATTCGTATTAAAAATTTACGCCTGCGCACCTACATCGGCATCAAAGAGGAGGAGCGCGCTAACCGTCAGGATATCGTGGTTAATGTGGTGATCCACTACCCGGCCGACAAGGCCCGGGACAGTGAGGATATCAATGACGCCCTGAACTACCGCACCGTCACCAAAAGCATCATTCAACATGTCGAGAGTAACCGCTTCTCTTTGCTGGAAAAATTAACTCAGGATGTGCTGGATATCGCACGCGAACATCACTGGGTCACCTATGCTGAAGTAGAGATCGATAAACTTCACGCGCTGCGCTATGCCGACTCCGTCTCAATGACGTTAAGCTGGCAACGCTAA
- a CDS encoding TIGR01777 family oxidoreductase, whose protein sequence is MKILVTGGTGLIGRHLIPRLQTLGHELTVVTRSPEKARQALGSGIDIWKGLTEHQDLNGFDAVINLAGEPIADKRWTEEHKQRLCNSRWTITQRLVDMFKASDTPPSVFISGSASGYYGDLGEVVVTEEEPPHNEFTHKLCARWEQIACGAQSEQTRVCLLRTGVVLAPKGGILAKMLPMFKLGLGGPVGNGRQYLAWIHIDDMVNGILWLLDNDRRGPFNMVSPYPVRNEQFAHALGHAVHRPAVVRAPATAIRLLMGESSVLVLGGQRALPKRLEASGFAFRWYDLEEALGDVVG, encoded by the coding sequence ATGAAGATCCTGGTAACCGGCGGTACCGGCCTGATTGGCCGGCATCTGATCCCCCGCTTACAGACGTTGGGCCATGAGCTTACGGTGGTAACGCGCAGTCCCGAAAAGGCGCGTCAGGCACTCGGCTCGGGCATCGATATCTGGAAAGGGCTCACCGAGCATCAGGATCTCAACGGCTTTGACGCCGTCATCAATCTGGCGGGGGAACCCATCGCTGACAAGCGCTGGACCGAAGAACATAAGCAGCGGCTGTGCAACAGCCGCTGGACTATCACCCAGCGGCTGGTTGATATGTTCAAGGCCAGCGACACGCCGCCGTCGGTGTTTATCTCCGGTTCAGCATCGGGCTATTACGGCGATTTAGGCGAAGTGGTGGTCACCGAAGAGGAGCCGCCGCACAACGAATTTACCCATAAGCTGTGCGCACGCTGGGAGCAGATCGCCTGCGGGGCGCAGAGCGAGCAGACCCGCGTTTGCCTGCTGCGCACCGGCGTAGTGCTGGCACCGAAAGGCGGGATTCTGGCGAAGATGCTGCCGATGTTTAAGCTGGGTCTCGGCGGTCCGGTCGGCAATGGCCGTCAGTATCTGGCATGGATCCATATCGACGATATGGTGAATGGCATTCTCTGGCTGCTGGATAACGATCGGCGCGGTCCGTTCAATATGGTCTCCCCCTACCCGGTTCGCAACGAACAGTTCGCCCATGCCCTGGGGCATGCGGTGCATCGCCCTGCCGTGGTTCGCGCCCCGGCCACCGCTATCCGCCTGCTGATGGGAGAATCCTCCGTGCTGGTGCTGGGCGGTCAGCGCGCGCTGCCAAAACGTCTGGAGGCCTCCGGATTTGCCTTCCGGTGGTACGATTTAGAAGAGGCCCTGGGAGATGTGGTAGGTTAA
- a CDS encoding GNAT family N-acetyltransferase: MTTITTPRLTLSPFEPSDWPFFHTLRESPEIMRYMAAIAPEKETRRLFAARLTTPHIFVIRTHDNDTPLGDIGLQISAKYPDEADIGYTVIPSAQGRGIASEALRAVCEYAFIRVGVKAVNAYVLADNGGSVRVLEKAGFVRTQVLEQAYEINGVRYDDWVYRLENGAA, translated from the coding sequence ATGACCACAATTACCACTCCCCGGCTGACGCTCTCCCCTTTTGAGCCCTCCGACTGGCCCTTTTTCCATACCCTGCGCGAATCTCCGGAGATCATGCGCTATATGGCCGCTATCGCTCCAGAGAAAGAGACCCGACGCCTGTTTGCCGCCCGCCTGACGACCCCGCACATCTTCGTCATTCGCACTCACGATAATGACACCCCGCTGGGGGATATTGGGCTGCAAATCAGCGCTAAGTATCCTGACGAGGCCGACATTGGCTATACGGTGATCCCTTCCGCGCAGGGCCGGGGCATTGCCAGCGAGGCGCTGCGTGCCGTCTGTGAATATGCATTTATTCGGGTAGGGGTAAAGGCGGTTAACGCGTACGTGCTGGCGGATAACGGCGGTTCGGTGCGGGTGTTAGAAAAAGCGGGCTTTGTGCGGACCCAGGTGCTGGAACAGGCGTATGAGATTAACGGCGTGCGGTATGACGACTGGGTATACCGGCTGGAGAATGGTGCGGCCTGA
- a CDS encoding ABC transporter permease, with protein MIEIIQEYWKSLLWTDGYRFTGVAITLWLLISSVVMGGILAIFLAIGRVSNNKYIRFPIWLFTYIFRGTPLYVQLLVFYSGMYTLEIVKGTEMLNAFFRSGLNCTVLALTLNTCAYTTEIFAGAIRSVPYGEIEAARAYGFSSVKLYRCIILPSALRIALPAYSNEVILMLHSTALAFTATVPDLLKIARDINSATYQPFTAFGIAAVLYLIISYVLISLFRKAEKRWLQHIKPSSTH; from the coding sequence GTGATCGAGATTATTCAGGAATACTGGAAATCGCTGCTATGGACCGACGGATACCGCTTTACCGGTGTGGCGATCACCCTCTGGCTGCTGATTTCTTCCGTGGTGATGGGCGGCATTCTGGCGATATTTCTCGCCATCGGCCGCGTGTCGAACAACAAATACATTCGCTTTCCCATCTGGCTGTTTACCTATATTTTCCGCGGTACACCGCTTTATGTGCAGCTGCTGGTCTTCTACTCCGGGATGTACACCCTCGAGATTGTGAAAGGCACCGAGATGCTGAACGCGTTCTTCCGTAGCGGGCTGAACTGTACCGTGCTGGCGTTGACGCTGAACACCTGCGCCTATACCACCGAGATTTTTGCCGGGGCGATTCGTTCCGTTCCCTATGGCGAGATTGAGGCGGCGCGGGCCTATGGCTTCTCCTCCGTGAAGCTCTACCGCTGCATTATTCTGCCGTCGGCGCTGCGCATTGCGCTGCCCGCCTACAGCAACGAAGTGATTTTAATGCTGCACTCCACCGCGCTGGCCTTTACCGCCACCGTGCCGGATCTGCTGAAGATTGCCCGCGACATTAACTCGGCAACCTATCAGCCGTTTACCGCCTTCGGGATCGCGGCGGTGCTCTATTTAATCATTTCTTACGTCCTGATTAGCCTGTTCCGCAAAGCGGAAAAACGCTGGTTGCAGCACATAAAACCTTCTTCGACGCACTGA
- a CDS encoding histidine ABC transporter permease HisQ, translated as MLYGFSGVILQGALVTLELALSSVVLAVLIGLAGAGAKLSTNRAMVLLFEGYTTLIRGVPDLVLMLLIFYGLQIALNGITDAIGMAQIDIDPMVAGIITLGFIYGAYFTETFRGAYLAVPKGHIEAATAFGFTSSQTFRRIMFPAMMRFALPGIGNNWQVILKATALVSLLGLEDVVKATQLAGKSTWEPFYFAIVCGVIYLVFTTVSNGVLLLLERRYSVGVKRADL; from the coding sequence ATGCTGTACGGATTTTCTGGCGTAATTTTACAAGGCGCACTCGTCACCCTTGAACTGGCTCTCAGTTCGGTGGTGCTGGCGGTGTTAATAGGCCTGGCGGGCGCGGGCGCGAAGCTTTCGACCAACCGGGCCATGGTTCTGCTGTTTGAAGGCTATACCACCCTGATCCGTGGTGTGCCAGACCTGGTGCTGATGCTGCTGATTTTCTACGGTCTGCAAATCGCCCTTAACGGCATTACGGATGCCATTGGTATGGCGCAGATTGATATCGATCCTATGGTGGCCGGTATCATCACCCTGGGCTTTATCTACGGTGCCTACTTTACTGAAACCTTCCGCGGAGCCTATCTCGCCGTGCCGAAAGGGCATATCGAAGCGGCTACGGCGTTCGGTTTTACCTCCTCTCAAACCTTCCGCCGTATTATGTTTCCGGCCATGATGCGCTTTGCGCTGCCGGGCATCGGCAACAACTGGCAGGTTATCCTCAAAGCGACGGCGCTGGTCTCGTTACTGGGGCTGGAAGATGTGGTGAAAGCCACGCAGCTGGCGGGCAAAAGCACCTGGGAACCGTTCTACTTCGCCATCGTCTGCGGGGTGATTTATCTGGTGTTTACCACCGTCTCCAATGGTGTGCTGCTGCTGCTCGAGCGTCGCTACTCCGTGGGTGTGAAGAGGGCTGACCTGTGA
- the hisJ gene encoding histidine ABC transporter substrate-binding protein HisJ yields the protein MKKLVLSLSLALAFSSATAAFAAIPQKVRIGTDPTYAPFESKNAQGELVGFDIDLAKELCKRIKTECTFVENPLDALIPSLKAKKIDAIMSSLSITEKRQQEIAFTDKLYAADSRLVVAKSSDIQPTLESLKGKRVGVLQGTTQETFGNEHWAPKGIEIVSYQGQENIYADLTAGRIDAAFQDEVAASEGFLKQPVGKDYKFGGPSIKDEKLFGVGTGMGLRKEDNELREALNKAFAEMRADGTYEKMAKKYFDFDVYGG from the coding sequence ATGAAAAAACTGGTGTTGTCACTTTCTCTGGCTCTGGCATTTTCCAGCGCTACTGCGGCATTCGCAGCAATTCCGCAAAAAGTTCGTATTGGTACTGACCCGACTTATGCCCCCTTCGAATCGAAGAATGCGCAGGGTGAACTGGTAGGATTTGATATCGATTTGGCGAAAGAGCTGTGCAAACGTATCAAAACTGAGTGTACCTTCGTTGAAAACCCACTGGATGCGCTGATCCCATCGCTGAAAGCGAAAAAAATCGACGCCATCATGTCTTCTCTCTCCATCACTGAAAAACGCCAGCAGGAGATTGCCTTCACCGACAAACTTTATGCAGCGGATTCCCGTCTGGTGGTCGCAAAATCCTCTGATATCCAGCCAACCCTGGAGTCACTGAAAGGTAAACGCGTGGGCGTGCTGCAGGGTACTACCCAGGAGACCTTCGGTAACGAGCACTGGGCACCGAAAGGGATCGAGATCGTCTCTTATCAGGGCCAGGAGAATATCTACGCTGACCTGACCGCAGGCCGCATCGATGCCGCCTTCCAGGACGAAGTCGCTGCCAGCGAAGGCTTCCTGAAGCAGCCGGTAGGTAAAGATTACAAGTTCGGCGGTCCGTCCATCAAGGACGAGAAACTCTTCGGCGTGGGCACCGGTATGGGGCTGCGTAAAGAGGACAACGAACTGCGTGAAGCGCTGAACAAGGCCTTTGCCGAGATGCGCGCGGACGGTACTTACGAAAAAATGGCGAAGAAATACTTCGACTTTGATGTCTACGGTGGCTAA
- the argT gene encoding lysine/arginine/ornithine ABC transporter substrate-binding protein ArgT, translating to MKKTVLALSLLVGLSAAASSYAALPQTVRIGTDATYAPFSSKDAKGEFVGFDIDLGNEMCKRMSVKCTWVGSDFDALIPSLKAKKIDAIISSLSITEKRQQEIAFSEKLYAADSRLIAAKGSPVQPTIDSLKGKHVGVLQGSTQEGFANANWREKGVDVVAYQNQDLIYSDLAAGRLDAAFQDEVAASEGFLKQPAGKEFAFAGPSVKDKKYFGDGTGIGLRKDDAELKAAFDKAFNELRKDGTYDKLAKKYFDFNVYGD from the coding sequence ATGAAGAAGACGGTTCTGGCTCTGTCTTTGCTGGTGGGATTAAGCGCAGCGGCAAGCAGCTATGCGGCGCTCCCACAGACCGTACGTATCGGTACCGACGCGACCTATGCGCCGTTCTCATCGAAAGATGCGAAGGGTGAATTTGTCGGGTTTGATATCGACCTGGGGAATGAGATGTGCAAACGCATGTCCGTGAAATGCACCTGGGTGGGCAGCGACTTTGATGCGCTGATCCCCTCCCTGAAAGCCAAGAAAATCGACGCGATTATCTCTTCGCTCTCGATCACCGAGAAACGCCAGCAGGAGATCGCCTTCTCTGAAAAACTGTACGCAGCGGACTCCCGCCTGATTGCGGCGAAAGGCTCGCCTGTGCAGCCGACCATTGACTCGCTGAAAGGCAAACACGTCGGCGTCCTGCAGGGCTCCACCCAGGAAGGCTTTGCCAATGCCAACTGGCGTGAGAAGGGCGTGGACGTGGTGGCTTACCAGAACCAGGATTTGATCTATTCCGATCTGGCTGCAGGGCGTCTGGATGCGGCTTTCCAGGATGAAGTCGCGGCAAGCGAAGGCTTCCTGAAGCAACCGGCAGGGAAAGAGTTTGCCTTTGCCGGCCCGTCTGTAAAAGACAAAAAGTACTTCGGTGACGGCACCGGTATCGGCCTGCGTAAGGACGATGCCGAGCTGAAAGCGGCGTTTGATAAAGCCTTTAACGAACTGCGTAAAGACGGCACCTACGACAAACTGGCGAAGAAATACTTCGACTTCAACGTGTACGGCGACTAA
- a CDS encoding UbiX family flavin prenyltransferase — MKRLIVGISGASGAIYGVRLLQVLRDVADVETHLVMSQAARQTLSLETDYSLRDVQALADVVHDARDIAASISSGSFKTAGMVILPCSIKTLSGIVNSYTDTLVTRAADVVLKERRPLVLCVRETPLHLGHLRLMTQAAELGAVIMPPVPAFYHRPQSLDDVINQTVNRVLDQFDIELPDDLFARWQGV, encoded by the coding sequence ATGAAACGATTGATAGTAGGGATCTCAGGGGCCAGCGGCGCGATTTACGGTGTCCGTTTGCTGCAGGTATTACGCGACGTCGCTGACGTTGAAACCCATCTGGTGATGAGCCAGGCCGCGCGTCAGACCCTCTCTCTCGAAACCGATTACTCCTTGCGCGACGTTCAGGCGTTGGCCGATGTGGTGCATGATGCCCGCGATATCGCCGCCAGCATCTCCTCCGGGTCGTTTAAGACCGCGGGTATGGTGATCCTGCCCTGTTCCATCAAAACCCTCTCCGGCATCGTCAACAGCTATACCGATACCCTGGTGACCCGCGCCGCCGACGTGGTGCTGAAAGAGCGCCGCCCGCTGGTGCTTTGCGTGCGTGAAACTCCGCTCCATCTGGGCCACCTGCGGCTGATGACTCAGGCTGCGGAACTGGGGGCGGTGATCATGCCGCCGGTGCCGGCGTTTTATCACCGCCCGCAGAGTCTGGATGACGTCATAAATCAAACCGTGAACCGGGTTCTCGACCAGTTCGACATTGAACTGCCGGACGATCTCTTTGCCCGCTGGCAGGGCGTCTGA
- the purF gene encoding amidophosphoribosyltransferase — protein sequence MCGIVGIAGFMPVNQSIYDALSVLQHRGQDAAGIITIDAHNCFRLRKANGLVNDVFEARHMQRLQGNMGIGHVRYPTAGSSSASEAQPFYVNSPYGITLAHNGNLTNAHELRKKLFEEKRRHINTTSDSEILLNIFASELDNFRHYPLEADNIFAAVAATNRLIRGAYACVAMIIGHGMVAFRDPNGIRPLVLGKRDIGDGRTEYMVASESVALDTLGFEFLRDVAPGEAVYITEKGQLFTRQCAENPVSNPCLFEYVYFARPDSFIDKISVYSARVNMGTKLGEKIAREWEDLDIDVVIPIPETSCDIALEMARILGKPYRQGFVKNRYVGRTFIMPGQQLRRKSVRRKLNANRAEFRDKNVLLVDDSIVRGTTSEQIIEMAREAGAKKVYLASAAPEIRFPNVYGIDMPTANELIAHGREVDEIRQIIGADGLIFQDLNDLIDAVRAENPDIQQFECSVFNGIYVTKDVDQKYLDYLDSLRNDDAKAVQMANDLESLEMHNEG from the coding sequence ATGTGCGGTATTGTCGGTATCGCCGGTTTCATGCCGGTAAACCAGTCTATTTATGACGCATTATCGGTGCTTCAGCACCGTGGGCAGGATGCTGCGGGTATCATCACCATTGATGCACACAACTGCTTCCGTTTACGTAAGGCCAACGGCCTGGTAAACGATGTGTTTGAAGCCCGCCATATGCAGCGTCTGCAGGGTAACATGGGTATTGGTCACGTTCGTTACCCTACCGCAGGCAGTTCCAGCGCCTCTGAAGCGCAGCCTTTCTACGTTAACTCCCCGTATGGCATCACGCTTGCCCACAACGGCAACCTGACCAACGCCCACGAGTTGCGTAAAAAGCTGTTTGAAGAGAAGCGTCGCCACATTAACACCACTTCAGACTCTGAAATTCTACTTAACATCTTTGCCAGCGAACTGGATAACTTCCGTCACTATCCGCTGGAAGCCGACAACATTTTTGCTGCCGTGGCGGCCACTAACCGTCTGATTCGCGGGGCTTATGCCTGCGTTGCGATGATTATCGGCCACGGTATGGTCGCGTTCCGCGATCCAAACGGGATCCGCCCGCTGGTGCTGGGTAAACGCGACATTGGCGATGGCCGCACCGAGTATATGGTGGCCTCCGAAAGCGTGGCTTTGGATACGCTGGGCTTTGAGTTCCTGCGTGACGTTGCCCCGGGCGAAGCGGTTTACATCACCGAAAAAGGCCAGCTGTTTACCCGTCAGTGTGCGGAAAACCCGGTCAGCAACCCGTGCCTGTTCGAATACGTCTACTTTGCCCGTCCGGACTCCTTCATCGACAAGATCTCCGTCTACAGCGCCCGTGTGAATATGGGCACCAAGCTCGGCGAGAAGATTGCCCGCGAGTGGGAAGATCTGGATATCGACGTGGTCATCCCGATCCCGGAAACCTCCTGCGATATCGCACTGGAGATGGCGCGCATCCTGGGTAAACCGTATCGCCAGGGCTTTGTGAAAAACCGCTACGTTGGCCGTACCTTTATCATGCCAGGCCAGCAGCTGCGCCGTAAATCGGTGCGCCGCAAGCTGAATGCCAACCGCGCTGAGTTCCGCGATAAGAACGTGCTGCTGGTGGATGACTCCATCGTGCGTGGCACCACTTCAGAGCAGATTATCGAGATGGCCCGTGAAGCGGGTGCGAAGAAGGTCTATCTGGCCTCTGCGGCACCGGAGATTCGCTTCCCGAACGTCTACGGTATCGACATGCCGACCGCCAACGAGCTGATCGCTCACGGTCGTGAAGTGGACGAGATCCGCCAGATCATCGGCGCCGACGGCCTGATTTTCCAGGATCTGAACGATCTGATCGACGCGGTGCGCGCTGAGAACCCGGATATCCAGCAGTTCGAGTGCTCGGTGTTCAACGGTATCTACGTCACCAAAGATGTGGACCAGAAGTATCTCGACTACCTCGACTCTCTGCGTAACGACGATGCGAAAGCCGTGCAGATGGCGAACGATCTCGAAAGCTTAGAGATGCACAACGAAGGTTAA
- the cvpA gene encoding colicin V production protein, translated as MVWIDYAIIAVIGFSCLVSLIRGFVREALSLVTWGCAFFVASHYYTYLSVWFTGFEDELVRNGIAIAVLFIATLIVGAIVNFVIGQLVEKTGLSGTDRVLGICFGALRGVLIVAAILFFLDTFTGFSKSEDWQKSQLIPQFSFIIRWFFDYLQSSSSFLPRA; from the coding sequence ATGGTCTGGATTGATTACGCCATCATTGCGGTGATAGGTTTTTCCTGTCTGGTTAGCCTGATCCGTGGCTTTGTTCGTGAAGCGTTATCGCTGGTAACCTGGGGCTGTGCCTTCTTTGTTGCCAGTCATTACTACACTTACCTGTCTGTCTGGTTCACGGGCTTTGAAGATGAACTGGTCCGAAACGGAATCGCCATCGCGGTGCTGTTTATCGCGACGCTGATAGTTGGCGCCATTGTTAACTTCGTGATTGGCCAGCTGGTTGAGAAAACCGGTTTGTCAGGAACGGACAGGGTGCTTGGGATCTGTTTCGGTGCCTTGCGAGGGGTATTGATTGTCGCCGCGATACTGTTCTTCCTTGATACCTTTACCGGGTTCTCAAAAAGTGAAGACTGGCAGAAATCGCAGCTGATCCCGCAGTTCAGCTTCATCATCAGATGGTTCTTTGACTATCTGCAAAGCTCGTCGAGTTTTTTGCCCAGGGCATAA
- the dedD gene encoding cell division protein DedD: protein MASKFQNRLAGTIVLVALGVIILPGLLDGQKKHYQDEFAAIPLVPKPGDRDEPDMLPAATQALPAQPPEGAAEEVRAGDAAAPSLDPSRLAAGNNNELDSAPVEQYAPKPVQKPKPVEKPQPKPQRDNTSQQLAAATETPPAKPAAEEKPVPTGKAYVVQLGALKNADKVNEVVAKLRGAGYRVYTSPSTPVQGKITRILVGPDASRDKLKGSLGELNQLSGLSGVVMNYSVN, encoded by the coding sequence GTGGCAAGTAAGTTTCAGAACCGTTTAGCAGGCACCATTGTGCTGGTGGCGCTGGGGGTGATTATCCTCCCCGGGCTGCTTGATGGACAGAAAAAGCATTATCAGGATGAGTTTGCGGCGATCCCGCTGGTACCGAAACCGGGCGACCGGGATGAGCCGGACATGCTGCCGGCGGCGACGCAGGCACTGCCTGCTCAACCGCCTGAAGGAGCGGCGGAAGAGGTGCGGGCGGGCGATGCCGCAGCACCATCCTTAGATCCGTCGCGTCTGGCGGCCGGTAACAATAACGAACTGGATTCGGCACCGGTCGAGCAGTATGCGCCGAAACCGGTGCAGAAACCGAAGCCGGTTGAGAAACCGCAGCCGAAACCGCAGCGCGATAACACCAGCCAGCAGCTGGCGGCGGCTACGGAAACCCCACCGGCCAAACCGGCAGCAGAAGAGAAACCGGTCCCGACCGGTAAAGCCTACGTTGTGCAGCTCGGCGCGTTGAAAAATGCCGACAAGGTCAACGAGGTGGTGGCCAAACTGCGGGGCGCGGGGTATCGCGTTTACACTTCACCTTCCACGCCAGTACAGGGTAAAATCACCCGTATTCTCGTCGGCCCGGATGCATCGAGAGATAAGCTGAAGGGGTCGCTTGGGGAGCTGAATCAACTCTCCGGTCTGAGCGGCGTGGTGATGAACTACAGCGTGAACTGA
- the folC gene encoding bifunctional tetrahydrofolate synthase/dihydrofolate synthase: protein MENITLPQATSPLAAWLSYLENLHSKAIDMGLERVSQVAARLDVLKPAPFVFTVAGTNGKGTTCRTLESMLMAAGYKVGVYSSPHLVRYTERVRVQNAELAESAHTASFAEIEAARGDTSLTYFEYGTLSALWLFKQAQLDVVILEVGLGGRLDATNIVDPDVAVVTSIALDHTDWLGPDRESIGREKAGIFRAGKPAIVGEPEMPHTIADVAQEKGALLQRRDVDWRYSVTQSDWRFEDARGALENLPLPQVPQPNAATALAALRASGLAVNEQAIRDGIQQAILAGRFQIVSESPRLILDVAHNPHAAAWLAGRLKTLPKTGRVLAVIGMLHDKDIGGTLACMESVVDSWYCAPLEGPRGATAEQLMEHLGQGQTFASVEQAWRAAMADARPEDTVLVCGSFHTVAHVMDVMDAGRTGGK from the coding sequence ATGGAAAATATCACTCTTCCCCAAGCCACGTCGCCTCTGGCCGCGTGGCTTTCTTATCTGGAAAACCTGCACAGTAAAGCCATCGACATGGGACTTGAGCGCGTCAGCCAGGTAGCGGCGCGCCTTGACGTTCTGAAACCGGCTCCCTTTGTCTTCACCGTCGCGGGCACCAATGGCAAAGGCACCACCTGCCGCACGCTGGAGTCCATGCTGATGGCGGCGGGCTACAAAGTGGGCGTCTACAGCTCACCGCATCTGGTGCGCTACACCGAGCGCGTGCGGGTGCAAAACGCCGAGTTAGCCGAATCGGCACACACTGCCTCCTTCGCAGAAATCGAAGCCGCGCGCGGCGACACGTCGCTGACCTATTTTGAATATGGCACGCTGTCGGCGCTGTGGCTGTTTAAGCAGGCGCAGCTGGACGTGGTGATCCTCGAGGTCGGGTTAGGCGGGCGTCTGGACGCTACCAATATCGTGGATCCGGACGTGGCGGTGGTGACCAGCATCGCGCTGGATCATACCGACTGGCTGGGGCCCGATCGTGAAAGCATTGGCCGTGAAAAAGCCGGTATTTTCCGCGCGGGGAAACCGGCGATTGTCGGTGAGCCTGAGATGCCGCACACCATCGCTGACGTGGCCCAGGAGAAAGGGGCGCTGTTGCAGCGTCGCGACGTCGACTGGCGCTACAGCGTGACACAGAGCGACTGGCGTTTTGAAGATGCCAGAGGCGCGCTGGAAAACCTGCCGCTGCCGCAGGTGCCGCAGCCGAACGCCGCAACGGCATTGGCCGCACTGCGTGCCAGCGGTCTGGCGGTGAACGAGCAGGCCATCCGCGATGGCATTCAGCAGGCGATCCTCGCCGGGCGTTTCCAGATTGTGAGCGAATCGCCGCGTCTGATTCTGGATGTGGCGCACAACCCTCATGCCGCAGCCTGGCTCGCCGGACGTCTCAAAACATTGCCAAAAACCGGGCGCGTGCTGGCGGTTATCGGTATGCTTCATGATAAAGATATTGGCGGCACGCTGGCCTGCATGGAGAGTGTGGTCGATAGCTGGTATTGTGCACCTCTGGAAGGCCCGCGCGGGGCAACGGCCGAACAGCTGATGGAACACCTCGGGCAGGGCCAGACTTTTGCCAGCGTAGAGCAGGCGTGGCGCGCGGCAATGGCGGATGCCAGACCAGAAGATACCGTGCTGGTGTGTGGATCCTTCCACACGGTGGCACATGTCATGGACGTAATGGATGCGGGGAGAACCGGTGGCAAGTAA